A genome region from Prochlorococcus marinus CUG1417 includes the following:
- a CDS encoding glycogen/starch/alpha-glucan phosphorylase: MANPMNSNEPFDLRLPTPGCYLDPEKAGMDSDAVFQGMTAHLFYTLGKLATSASPHDLYMALSYAVKDRLMTRYLASQEVIRKKPQKTVAYLSAEFLIGPQLSNNLLNLGITQEAEDALKRFGIDSLSTILEVEEEPGLGNGGLGRLAACYMESLASLQVPAVGYGIRYEFGIFNQLIRDGWQVEVTDKWLKGGWPWELPQPDESCFVGFGGRTESYRDDKGNYRSRWIPSEHAIGVPHDVPVLGYRVNTCDRLRLWRADATESFDFYAFNIGDYYGAVEEKVASETLSKVLYPNDGTDEGRRLRLKQQHFFVSCSLQDMLRSLEKRSIPITEFAKHWTVQLNDTHPAIAVAELMRLLIDQYQIGWDKAWNITTSSVAYTNHTLLPEALEKWDLGLFNDLLPRHLEIIYEINWRFLQQLRLRYPGDDKILQKLSIIDEEGSKSVRMAHLATIGAHHINGVAALHSDLIKRQLLPEFAELWPEKFTNVTNGVTPRRWVALSNPSLSNLLEKEVGPNWITNMELLKKLEEKKDDNNFLQKFEETKLNGKRKLASFIHSKTGILVDPSSLFDVQVKRIHQYKRQHLNALQIIAQYLRIKNNLNTHEVPRTIIFGGKAAPGYFMAKLMIRFINGIADVVNSDPDMDGLLRVVFLPDYNVKLGEIVYPATDLSEQISTAGKEASGTGNMKFAMNGALTIGTLDGANVELRDLVKKENFFLFGKTESEIMDLKNNNYSPKTFIDQCPELKEVIRLIEIGHFSNGDKELFKPLLNSLTGHDPFFVMADFKDYLNKQDVVSECWNNKKSWNKMALLNTARSGYFSSDRSIREYCKSIWKVSPMPVEITCDVEELTN; this comes from the coding sequence ATGGCCAATCCAATGAATTCCAACGAACCCTTCGATCTACGTTTGCCCACACCCGGCTGCTACTTAGATCCTGAGAAAGCTGGCATGGATTCTGATGCTGTTTTCCAAGGAATGACAGCTCATCTTTTCTATACTCTTGGAAAGTTAGCTACTTCTGCAAGTCCTCACGACTTGTATATGGCTTTAAGTTACGCGGTTAAAGATAGGCTAATGACAAGATATTTAGCCAGCCAGGAAGTTATAAGAAAAAAACCACAAAAAACAGTAGCCTACTTATCAGCAGAATTCTTAATAGGCCCTCAATTAAGTAATAATCTTCTCAATCTTGGAATAACTCAAGAGGCAGAAGATGCTTTGAAGAGATTTGGAATTGATTCATTGTCAACAATTCTTGAAGTTGAAGAAGAGCCTGGATTAGGTAATGGTGGACTTGGCAGACTTGCAGCTTGTTATATGGAATCATTAGCATCTTTACAAGTTCCAGCAGTTGGTTATGGTATTCGATATGAATTTGGCATATTTAATCAGTTAATTAGGGATGGTTGGCAAGTTGAAGTAACTGACAAATGGTTAAAAGGTGGATGGCCATGGGAACTTCCACAACCAGATGAATCATGTTTCGTTGGGTTTGGAGGCAGAACTGAAAGTTATAGAGATGATAAAGGGAACTACAGATCAAGATGGATACCTTCAGAACATGCTATTGGAGTTCCTCATGATGTTCCAGTTTTAGGTTACCGAGTAAATACATGTGACAGATTAAGATTATGGAGAGCTGATGCAACCGAAAGTTTTGACTTTTATGCATTCAATATCGGTGATTATTATGGTGCAGTAGAAGAAAAAGTTGCATCTGAAACTCTCTCAAAAGTTTTATATCCGAATGATGGTACTGACGAAGGTAGAAGATTAAGACTCAAACAACAACACTTTTTTGTAAGTTGTTCTCTTCAGGATATGTTGAGAAGCCTCGAAAAAAGATCAATACCAATAACAGAATTCGCTAAGCATTGGACAGTCCAATTAAATGATACCCATCCTGCCATTGCAGTAGCAGAATTAATGAGACTTCTTATTGACCAATATCAAATAGGTTGGGATAAGGCTTGGAACATAACAACCTCCTCAGTAGCTTATACCAATCACACATTACTACCAGAAGCTTTAGAGAAATGGGATTTAGGCTTATTTAATGATCTTCTTCCTCGTCATCTAGAAATTATTTATGAAATTAATTGGAGATTCCTACAGCAACTAAGACTACGTTACCCTGGTGATGACAAAATCCTTCAAAAACTCTCAATAATAGATGAAGAAGGCTCCAAATCAGTTCGTATGGCCCACTTAGCTACAATTGGAGCACATCATATAAATGGTGTAGCAGCTCTTCACTCAGATCTAATAAAAAGACAACTTCTTCCTGAATTTGCAGAACTATGGCCTGAAAAATTTACAAATGTCACTAATGGGGTTACTCCAAGAAGATGGGTTGCCCTATCTAATCCATCATTATCTAACCTTCTAGAAAAAGAAGTTGGTCCTAATTGGATAACAAATATGGAACTTCTTAAAAAATTAGAAGAAAAAAAAGATGACAACAATTTTTTACAAAAATTTGAAGAAACTAAATTAAATGGAAAAAGAAAATTAGCTAGTTTTATTCATTCAAAAACTGGAATACTTGTAGATCCATCAAGTTTATTTGATGTTCAAGTAAAGAGAATTCATCAATATAAAAGGCAACATTTAAATGCCCTACAAATTATTGCTCAATATTTAAGAATAAAAAATAATTTAAATACGCATGAAGTTCCAAGAACAATAATATTCGGAGGTAAAGCTGCACCAGGTTATTTTATGGCAAAGCTAATGATTCGATTCATCAATGGTATTGCTGATGTAGTTAATTCTGATCCAGACATGGATGGTTTATTAAGGGTTGTTTTTTTACCGGACTATAATGTCAAACTTGGTGAAATAGTTTATCCGGCAACTGATCTTTCAGAACAAATTTCAACTGCTGGTAAAGAAGCTTCTGGAACTGGAAATATGAAGTTTGCCATGAATGGTGCTTTAACTATTGGAACCTTAGATGGAGCCAATGTGGAATTAAGAGATCTTGTAAAAAAAGAGAATTTCTTTCTTTTTGGTAAAACTGAAAGCGAAATTATGGATTTAAAAAATAATAATTACTCACCCAAAACTTTTATTGATCAATGCCCAGAGCTTAAAGAAGTGATACGCCTAATTGAAATTGGGCACTTTAGCAATGGGGATAAAGAATTATTTAAACCTTTATTAAATAGCTTGACAGGCCATGACCCATTTTTTGTTATGGCTGACTTTAAAGACTACTTAAATAAACAGGATGTCGTCAGTGAATGCTGGAATAATAAAAAATCTTGGAATAAAATGGCATTATTAAATACTGCTAGATCAGGATATTTTTCTTCAGATAGATCTATTAGAGAGTACTGTAAATCTATTTGGAAAGTCTCTCCAATGCCAGTAGAAATTACTTGCGATGTCGAAGAGTTAACTAATTAA
- a CDS encoding ribonuclease III family protein: MTNIIKANRINQIITFLKSLDIKSKRFAEILSKQNISVIQNFNQALIHSSEDKIINYEKLEFFGDAVLRLAASNFIEKKYPQMSVGERSELRAQIVSDEWLTQLGKKIDIEKLIIKGPKAIGDENSKNTIICESTEALIGAIYKCFNSIQEVNLWLDHIWEKDSEIFLNAPYKFKSKTVLQEWCQSKGFDLPIYKIIEVSKKHGDPKRFSCDIFIEGIKESSAFGKSHKQAETNAARVLIEKFITIGKI, translated from the coding sequence ATGACAAATATAATTAAGGCAAACAGAATAAATCAAATAATTACTTTTTTAAAGTCTTTAGATATCAAATCAAAAAGATTTGCTGAAATACTTAGCAAACAAAATATTTCAGTTATTCAAAATTTTAATCAAGCATTAATCCATTCCTCAGAAGACAAAATAATAAATTACGAAAAACTAGAATTTTTTGGAGATGCAGTTCTGAGATTAGCTGCTTCTAATTTTATTGAAAAAAAATATCCTCAAATGAGTGTAGGAGAAAGATCAGAGTTAAGAGCACAAATTGTAAGTGATGAATGGTTAACTCAATTAGGGAAAAAAATTGACATTGAGAAATTAATAATTAAAGGACCTAAAGCTATTGGTGATGAAAATTCAAAAAATACAATTATTTGTGAATCTACAGAAGCTTTAATCGGTGCCATTTACAAGTGCTTTAATTCAATTCAAGAAGTAAATCTTTGGTTAGATCATATTTGGGAGAAAGATTCCGAAATATTTTTAAACGCTCCATATAAATTCAAATCTAAGACAGTATTGCAAGAGTGGTGCCAAAGTAAAGGTTTTGATTTGCCAATCTATAAAATAATTGAAGTGTCAAAGAAACATGGAGACCCTAAAAGATTTTCTTGCGATATATTTATTGAAGGAATAAAAGAATCATCTGCATTCGGCAAATCCCATAAACAAGCAGAAACAAATGCAGCTAGAGTATTGATAGAAAAATTTATAACTATTGGCAAAATATAA
- a CDS encoding NAD(P)H dehydrogenase subunit NdhS yields the protein MESSTKPILPGSFVVVKDNNSIYRGYKGFVQRVTKKRAAVLFEGGNWDKLITFQLTNLEIV from the coding sequence ATGGAATCATCTACTAAACCCATACTCCCTGGTTCCTTTGTTGTTGTAAAAGATAATAACTCTATATACAGAGGATACAAAGGGTTTGTACAGAGAGTTACAAAAAAAAGAGCAGCCGTTTTGTTTGAAGGGGGTAATTGGGATAAACTTATAACGTTTCAGCTTACTAATTTAGAAATAGTTTAA
- the rimM gene encoding ribosome maturation factor RimM (Essential for efficient processing of 16S rRNA) encodes MINKDEWLIVGLITSCHGINGQVKVKSLSDFEERFLKPGTRWLQKENEPPSKIELTSGFRQPGKETFIVKLQGVNTRNQAEQLKQFKILVKTDKLPRLKKGEFHLLELINLEVKTLENNELKIIGKVINLENEKNNLLVIELFKNQKKVLIPFVKEIVPLVDIKNNFLTINPPKGLLDL; translated from the coding sequence ATGATAAATAAAGATGAATGGTTGATCGTTGGTTTGATAACATCATGCCATGGAATTAATGGACAGGTAAAGGTTAAATCTTTAAGTGACTTTGAAGAAAGATTTTTAAAACCAGGAACGAGATGGTTGCAGAAAGAAAATGAACCCCCTTCAAAAATAGAACTTACATCTGGTTTCAGACAGCCTGGGAAAGAAACCTTTATAGTTAAACTTCAAGGAGTAAATACTCGAAATCAGGCAGAACAACTTAAACAATTTAAAATTCTTGTAAAAACCGATAAACTTCCTAGATTAAAAAAGGGAGAATTCCACTTGTTGGAACTTATAAATCTGGAGGTCAAGACTTTAGAAAATAATGAATTAAAAATAATTGGTAAAGTTATTAATTTGGAAAATGAAAAAAATAATTTACTTGTTATTGAACTATTTAAGAATCAAAAAAAAGTTCTTATACCATTTGTTAAAGAAATAGTCCCTTTAGTAGATATAAAAAATAATTTTTTAACCATTAATCCTCCCAAGGGGCTTTTAGATCTATAA
- the glmS gene encoding glutamine--fructose-6-phosphate transaminase (isomerizing) gives MCGIVAVTGFKKALPLLINGLEKLEYRGYDSAGIAIINSKTNLITCNKAKGKLENLKSDLKEKNIPGTVGIGHTRWATHGKPEFKNAHPHTDSSGTIAVVQNGIIENFQDIKSRLEKEGVIFNSDTDTEVIPHLIERELNTLSKLNLENNGSKLLVAVRNVLSDLIGSYALAVLWTGAPTSLVVARRQAPLIIGLGEGEFICASDTPAIANFTNIILPMEDEEIALLTPLGIEIYDSNNERQYRNPVSLKVSEQIMDKMNFKHYMLKEIYDQPSTAKNWLENYLIKNLENGQYEINYPFDTKFFEAVERIEIIACGTSKHAAMVGSFLLEQFSGIPTNVFYASEFRYSPPPLLPNTLTIGVTQSGETADTIAAIDMEIKRRSSIEDKKFKPNLIAITNRKESSIGRQVSNIIDICAGIEVGVAATKTFFAQLLAFYGLAIKFAKVKGSQSPDEIDKLIKELIKLPPLLEDLLEQHNESSEKLAHNFFNIKDVIFLGRGINYPIALEGALKLKEISYIHAAGYPAGEMKHGPIALLDKKVPVISIASPGEVFDKVISNAQEAKARDSYLIGIAPECNGTEIFDYLMKIPCSNEWISPLLNILPLQLLSYHIAAHRGLDVDQPRNLAKSVTVE, from the coding sequence ATGTGTGGAATAGTTGCTGTAACTGGTTTTAAAAAAGCTTTACCATTATTAATTAATGGTTTAGAAAAACTTGAATATAGAGGCTATGATTCTGCAGGTATTGCAATTATAAATTCAAAAACAAATTTGATTACTTGTAACAAAGCAAAAGGAAAACTTGAAAATTTAAAAAGTGACCTTAAAGAAAAAAATATTCCTGGAACTGTTGGGATAGGTCATACTCGTTGGGCAACTCATGGAAAACCTGAATTTAAAAATGCGCATCCTCATACCGATAGTTCAGGCACCATAGCAGTCGTTCAAAATGGTATTATTGAAAATTTCCAAGATATAAAATCTAGATTGGAAAAAGAGGGGGTAATTTTTAATTCTGATACAGATACAGAAGTAATTCCCCATCTTATTGAAAGAGAATTAAATACACTAAGTAAACTTAATCTTGAGAATAATGGTTCAAAATTATTAGTAGCTGTAAGAAATGTATTATCTGATTTAATAGGATCTTATGCCTTGGCAGTTTTATGGACAGGTGCTCCAACTTCTCTGGTGGTTGCAAGAAGACAAGCACCCTTGATTATTGGTTTGGGTGAAGGAGAGTTTATTTGTGCAAGTGATACGCCTGCTATTGCCAACTTTACAAATATTATTCTGCCAATGGAGGATGAGGAAATAGCTTTGCTAACTCCTCTTGGAATAGAAATATACGACTCAAATAATGAGAGACAATATAGAAATCCAGTTTCTTTAAAAGTCTCTGAACAAATAATGGATAAGATGAATTTCAAACACTATATGTTAAAAGAGATATACGATCAGCCAAGCACTGCAAAAAACTGGCTGGAAAATTATTTAATTAAAAACTTAGAAAATGGGCAATATGAAATTAATTATCCTTTTGATACAAAGTTTTTTGAAGCAGTTGAGAGAATTGAAATTATCGCTTGTGGGACAAGTAAACATGCTGCGATGGTTGGGAGCTTTTTATTAGAACAATTTTCTGGTATTCCTACAAATGTCTTTTATGCAAGCGAATTTCGATATTCACCACCTCCACTATTGCCAAATACATTAACTATTGGAGTTACTCAATCAGGAGAGACTGCTGACACAATTGCAGCTATTGATATGGAGATTAAAAGAAGGTCTTCTATTGAAGATAAAAAATTTAAACCTAATCTTATTGCAATAACTAATAGAAAAGAAAGCTCGATAGGAAGACAGGTCTCAAATATAATCGACATCTGCGCAGGAATAGAAGTGGGAGTTGCCGCGACAAAAACTTTTTTTGCTCAATTACTTGCTTTTTATGGATTAGCTATAAAATTTGCGAAAGTTAAAGGAAGTCAAAGTCCAGATGAAATAGATAAATTAATAAAAGAACTTATAAAACTGCCTCCATTGTTAGAGGATCTCTTAGAGCAACATAATGAGTCTTCAGAAAAGCTAGCACATAATTTCTTTAATATTAAAGATGTTATTTTTTTAGGAAGAGGCATAAATTACCCTATTGCTCTTGAAGGAGCATTAAAACTAAAAGAAATTAGTTACATTCATGCCGCTGGATATCCAGCTGGTGAAATGAAACATGGTCCAATAGCTTTGTTAGATAAAAAAGTACCTGTAATTTCTATTGCCTCCCCTGGAGAAGTTTTTGATAAAGTTATCAGTAATGCACAAGAAGCAAAAGCTCGAGATTCATATTTGATTGGAATTGCGCCTGAATGTAATGGAACTGAAATCTTTGATTATTTAATGAAGATCCCTTGCTCCAATGAATGGATTTCACCTTTACTTAATATATTGCCTTTACAATTATTGAGTTACCACATAGCAGCTCATAGAGGCCTTGACGTGGATCAACCAAGAAATTTAGCCAAAAGTGTAACCGTTGAATGA
- the psaC gene encoding photosystem I iron-sulfur center protein PsaC has protein sequence MSHAVKIYDTCIGCTQCVRACPLDVLEMVPWDGCKAGQIASSPRTEDCVGCKRCETACPTDFLSIRVYLGDETSRSMGLAY, from the coding sequence ATGTCACACGCAGTTAAAATTTATGACACTTGCATTGGATGCACCCAATGTGTAAGGGCTTGCCCACTTGATGTTTTAGAGATGGTTCCTTGGGATGGTTGCAAAGCCGGACAAATTGCCTCATCACCAAGAACTGAAGATTGTGTTGGCTGTAAAAGATGCGAAACAGCATGTCCAACAGATTTCTTAAGTATTCGTGTTTATCTAGGAGATGAGACGTCTAGAAGCATGGGCTTGGCATACTAA
- the acpP gene encoding acyl carrier protein, with the protein MSQEILEKVCSIVSEQLSVEAGEVKADSNFQNDLGADSLDTVELVMALEEAFDIEIPDEAAEGIATVGDAVKFIEEKKG; encoded by the coding sequence ATGTCACAAGAAATCCTCGAAAAAGTCTGTTCTATTGTTTCAGAGCAATTAAGTGTTGAAGCAGGAGAAGTTAAAGCAGATTCAAATTTCCAAAATGATTTAGGTGCAGATTCTCTAGACACCGTTGAATTAGTGATGGCTCTAGAAGAGGCATTCGATATTGAAATTCCTGATGAAGCTGCTGAAGGTATCGCTACAGTTGGAGATGCAGTAAAATTCATCGAAGAAAAAAAAGGTTGA
- the fabF gene encoding beta-ketoacyl-ACP synthase II, which translates to MSSFHRVVVTGIGAVTPIGNNIDEYLLSLQKGVNGVSGITLFDPEQHPCKFAAEVKNLQSENFIEAKESKRWDRFSQFGVIAAKQAFNDSGLEITEANASKIGVIIGSGVGGLLTMESQAQILSHKGPKRVSPFTVPMMIPNMATGLAAIALGAKGPSSSVSTACAAGSNAIGDSFRLLQLGKADAMICGGAEASITPLGVAGFASAKALSFRNESPQTASRPFDAERDGFVIGEGSGILVLETLENAQKRNARIYAEIIGYGTTCDAHHITAPSPGGVGGAEAIKLAIEDSSISLEKVDYINAHGTSTSANDKNETSAIKSIFKDRSYLIPVSSTKSMTGHLLGGSGGIEAVACILSLTHNFIPPTINYVNPDPDCDLDYVPNNAREAQVGVALSNSFGFGGHNVCLAFSKMN; encoded by the coding sequence ATGTCAAGTTTCCATCGAGTAGTTGTTACTGGTATTGGAGCAGTAACTCCAATTGGTAACAACATTGATGAATATTTACTCAGTCTTCAAAAAGGGGTAAATGGTGTCTCAGGTATTACCCTCTTTGATCCTGAACAACATCCTTGCAAATTTGCAGCAGAAGTTAAAAATCTTCAATCTGAAAATTTTATTGAAGCTAAGGAATCCAAAAGATGGGATCGTTTTTCTCAGTTCGGAGTTATTGCCGCCAAGCAAGCCTTTAATGATTCTGGACTGGAAATTACTGAAGCTAATGCATCAAAAATCGGAGTAATTATTGGCTCTGGTGTTGGAGGCTTACTAACTATGGAAAGTCAAGCTCAAATACTTAGTCATAAAGGACCAAAAAGAGTTAGTCCTTTTACAGTCCCTATGATGATTCCAAACATGGCGACTGGACTAGCTGCCATAGCTTTAGGTGCAAAAGGACCAAGTTCCTCAGTTTCCACTGCTTGCGCTGCTGGTTCTAATGCAATTGGCGACTCATTCAGATTACTCCAACTTGGCAAGGCAGATGCAATGATCTGTGGAGGAGCAGAAGCAAGTATTACTCCTCTTGGAGTGGCTGGTTTTGCTAGTGCCAAAGCTCTTTCTTTCAGAAACGAAAGTCCCCAAACAGCTAGTCGACCTTTTGATGCAGAAAGAGATGGATTTGTCATTGGAGAGGGTTCTGGAATTCTTGTTCTAGAAACTTTAGAAAATGCACAAAAAAGAAATGCAAGAATTTATGCAGAAATTATTGGATATGGAACAACATGTGATGCTCATCACATTACTGCCCCCTCCCCTGGTGGAGTTGGAGGCGCAGAAGCTATCAAACTAGCAATTGAAGACAGTTCTATAAGCCTTGAAAAAGTTGATTACATAAATGCTCATGGGACTAGTACATCTGCTAATGACAAAAATGAAACTTCTGCAATTAAATCAATATTTAAAGACAGATCTTACCTTATTCCTGTAAGCTCTACTAAGTCGATGACTGGTCATCTCCTAGGAGGTTCAGGAGGTATAGAAGCTGTAGCTTGTATACTTTCTTTGACACATAATTTTATCCCTCCTACAATTAACTACGTCAATCCAGATCCTGATTGTGATCTTGATTATGTACCAAATAATGCAAGAGAAGCTCAAGTAGGAGTCGCTCTTTCTAATTCCTTCGGCTTTGGTGGTCATAATGTTTGCCTTGCTTTTAGCAAAATGAATTAA
- the tkt gene encoding transketolase — MVAASVSLESLCVNSIRMLAVDAVNKSNSGHPGLPMGCAPMGYALWHNILNHNPNNPKWFNRDRFVLSAGHGCMLLYSLLHLTGYKSVSIDDIKEFRQWGSKTPGHPETFETEGVEVTAGPLGAGISNAVGLAIAETHLAAKFNKPDCNIVDHYTYVIMGDGCNQEGIASEACSLAGHLKLGKLIALYDDNQITIDGRTDVSFTEDVLKRYEAYGWHVQHVEDGNHDVKGITEAIEKAKLITDKPSIIKISTTIGYGSPNKSDTAGIHGAAVGEEEAALTREFLNWEYPPFEIPDEVYAHFRNAINKGENLEKEWDSKFEEYQKKYPSEGAELNRMLKGQLPENWDSDLPSYTPDDKGLATRKHSQICLGALGPNLPELIGGSADLTHSNYTDIKGETGSFQPHSPEKRYLHFGVREHAMAAVLNGIAYHNSGLIPYGGTFLVFADYMRGSMRLSALSELGVIYVLTHDSIGVGEDGPTHQPIETIPSLRAMPNMLVFRPGDGNETSGAYKLAIQNRKRPSALCLSRQGMPNQENTSIDKVALGGYIVSDCEGTPDLIFIGTGSELNLCIEASKEISSLGKKIRVVSMPCVELFEEQEESYKESVLPSSVKKRVVVEAAHSFGWHKYTGFDGICITMDRFGASAPGGECMKNFGFTVENVVNKTKEIL, encoded by the coding sequence ATGGTCGCTGCATCTGTTTCATTAGAATCACTTTGTGTAAATAGTATAAGAATGCTTGCTGTAGATGCAGTAAATAAATCTAATAGTGGGCATCCTGGTTTACCAATGGGATGTGCTCCTATGGGTTATGCGTTATGGCATAACATACTTAATCACAACCCGAATAACCCAAAATGGTTCAATAGAGATCGTTTTGTATTATCAGCTGGTCATGGCTGCATGCTGTTATATTCCTTACTTCATTTGACAGGATATAAATCAGTATCTATAGATGATATTAAAGAATTTAGGCAATGGGGATCAAAAACTCCTGGGCATCCAGAAACATTCGAAACTGAAGGTGTTGAAGTTACAGCTGGGCCACTTGGAGCAGGAATTTCAAATGCAGTTGGTTTAGCAATAGCTGAAACTCACTTAGCAGCTAAATTTAATAAGCCTGATTGCAATATTGTTGATCACTATACTTACGTAATAATGGGTGATGGATGTAATCAAGAAGGTATTGCATCAGAGGCCTGCTCACTAGCTGGTCATCTTAAGCTTGGAAAATTAATTGCACTTTACGACGATAACCAAATTACAATTGACGGGCGAACCGACGTTTCTTTCACCGAAGATGTCTTAAAAAGATACGAAGCTTATGGATGGCATGTGCAACATGTTGAAGATGGAAATCATGATGTTAAAGGAATAACTGAAGCTATCGAGAAAGCGAAATTAATTACTGACAAACCTTCAATAATAAAAATTTCTACAACCATAGGTTATGGTTCTCCCAATAAATCAGATACTGCTGGAATTCATGGAGCAGCTGTTGGAGAAGAAGAAGCTGCATTAACGAGAGAGTTTCTTAATTGGGAATATCCTCCATTTGAAATACCAGATGAAGTATATGCGCACTTTAGAAATGCAATAAACAAAGGCGAAAATTTAGAGAAAGAATGGGATTCTAAATTTGAAGAATATCAAAAAAAATATCCCTCTGAAGGAGCCGAGTTAAACAGAATGTTAAAAGGCCAATTACCTGAAAATTGGGACTCAGATCTACCCTCTTATACACCTGATGATAAAGGTTTAGCAACCAGAAAGCATTCACAAATATGTTTAGGTGCTTTAGGACCTAACCTGCCTGAATTAATTGGTGGATCAGCAGATTTAACTCACTCTAACTACACAGATATAAAGGGGGAAACTGGATCATTCCAGCCTCATAGTCCCGAAAAAAGATATTTACATTTTGGTGTGCGGGAGCATGCTATGGCAGCAGTACTTAATGGTATTGCCTACCACAATAGTGGTCTTATTCCTTATGGTGGAACTTTCCTTGTTTTCGCCGATTATATGAGGGGTTCAATGAGGCTTTCAGCACTCAGCGAATTAGGAGTAATCTATGTATTAACCCATGATTCAATTGGTGTAGGAGAAGACGGGCCAACACATCAACCTATTGAAACTATCCCCTCTCTTCGTGCCATGCCTAACATGCTAGTTTTCAGACCAGGAGATGGAAATGAGACAAGTGGAGCTTATAAGCTTGCTATTCAAAATCGAAAAAGACCTTCTGCCCTTTGTTTAAGTAGACAAGGTATGCCAAATCAAGAAAATACTTCGATCGACAAAGTTGCTCTAGGAGGATATATAGTTTCCGATTGTGAAGGAACTCCAGATCTAATATTTATTGGTACTGGAAGCGAACTGAATCTTTGTATTGAAGCAAGTAAGGAAATTTCAAGCTTAGGTAAAAAAATTAGAGTTGTCTCTATGCCTTGCGTAGAACTTTTTGAAGAGCAAGAAGAATCTTACAAAGAAAGTGTTTTACCTAGTAGTGTGAAAAAGAGAGTTGTAGTAGAGGCTGCCCATTCATTTGGTTGGCATAAATATACAGGTTTTGATGGAATTTGTATTACTATGGACAGGTTTGGCGCATCAGCACCAGGTGGCGAATGTATGAAAAATTTTGGATTTACAGTCGAAAACGTAGTAAATAAGACGAAGGAAATTCTATAA